One stretch of Streptomyces sp. 135 DNA includes these proteins:
- a CDS encoding ABC transporter permease: MTSPTPAAAATLEVTDKTDGNPSSPKKQGSEGRSPGRLAWTRFKRDKSGVTAACVVLFFFVISLCAPLISKLYGKDPYTTYGVNDPSLFNEFSYPIKPNGGIDSEFWFGIEPQLGRDVLTFLLYGMRNSLLIAAATTILVTLIGIAVGITAGYLGGKTDYFIGRVIDILLAFPSTLFFIAFWPVMISVVVAPEDKTPTWLTVTSLIAVMTAFGWASIARLLRGEVLALREREFVEAAKVTGASPARIIFKELLPNLWTPILIQATLALPMFVTAEAGLAFLGVGLQEPTPDWGVMIQRASEVYEQDITYMAFPGIAMVIFVVAFNLLGDSVRDALDPKTKR; this comes from the coding sequence ATGACCTCGCCAACTCCCGCCGCTGCCGCCACGCTTGAAGTGACGGACAAGACCGACGGCAACCCCTCCTCGCCCAAGAAGCAGGGCAGCGAGGGCCGTTCGCCGGGGCGGCTCGCCTGGACTCGGTTCAAGAGGGACAAGTCGGGTGTGACCGCCGCGTGCGTCGTGCTCTTCTTCTTCGTCATCTCGCTGTGCGCACCACTGATTTCGAAGCTCTACGGCAAGGACCCGTACACCACGTACGGCGTGAACGACCCGAGCCTGTTCAACGAGTTCAGCTATCCGATCAAGCCAAACGGCGGCATCGACAGCGAGTTCTGGTTCGGCATCGAGCCGCAGCTCGGCCGGGACGTGCTGACCTTCCTGCTGTACGGCATGCGCAACTCGCTGCTGATCGCCGCGGCCACCACGATCCTGGTGACGCTCATCGGCATCGCGGTCGGCATCACGGCCGGATATCTCGGCGGCAAGACCGACTACTTCATCGGCCGGGTCATCGACATCCTGCTGGCCTTCCCCTCGACGCTCTTCTTCATCGCCTTCTGGCCGGTGATGATCTCCGTGGTCGTGGCCCCGGAGGACAAGACACCGACCTGGCTCACGGTCACCAGCCTCATCGCGGTGATGACGGCCTTCGGCTGGGCCTCCATCGCCCGACTGCTGCGCGGGGAGGTACTGGCCCTGCGCGAGCGGGAGTTCGTGGAGGCGGCGAAGGTGACCGGCGCCTCGCCGGCCCGGATCATCTTCAAGGAACTGCTCCCCAACCTGTGGACGCCGATCCTGATCCAGGCCACGCTCGCCCTGCCGATGTTCGTCACCGCGGAGGCCGGACTCGCCTTCCTGGGCGTGGGACTTCAGGAGCCCACCCCCGACTGGGGCGTGATGATCCAGCGCGCCTCCGAGGTGTACGAGCAGGACATCACGTACATGGCCTTCCCGGGCATCGCGATGGTGATCTTCGTCGTCGCCTTCAACCTCCTCGGCGACTCGGTGCGCGACGCGCTGGACCCGAAGACCAAACGCTGA